The following proteins are co-located in the Spinactinospora alkalitolerans genome:
- a CDS encoding bifunctional metallophosphatase/5'-nucleotidase yields MLRSPTSLCRAAGALVLAPLLVAGFAAPVAADPAPRSGRDGRAAFTLTLLHNNDGESQLLGAPADPDYGGAARFAALVRGLRTSELRPSSAEEDESRRRGVLTLSSGDNYLAGPQFAASLDKGVPFYDSLAAGRIGYDAIAIGNHEFDFGPDVLADYISGVPGEPPFLSANLDVSPEPALAGLAEQGRIAASTVVRERGERIGVVGATTPALAAVSSPRGVRVDPDVRAAVQQEVDALTADGVDKIVLVSHLQSILEDRALIGELRDVDVAIAGGGDELLAGEDDPLVPGDTVTVDPETGEPLRYPLHVPDSEGVDVPVATTAGDYKYVGRLVVSFDARGGVTSVAERSGPVRVSGVGDDAVRPDEVVRRTVTEPVRDHVADLEANVSAVSEVALEGRRDPGVRTAETNLGNLVADALLDAGRDRAQEYGVAPPQIALQNSGGIRNNSLIPPGDVTEYDTYAIAPFANFVAVVPDVPRAQVKELLENAVSSAPAADGRFAQVAGVSFEYDASATAQQVDNDGTVLRPGERVREAVLDDGTVIVSGGEVVEGAGISVATNDFSARGGDQYPFRGLPFTSVGVTYQQALVGYLTDDLGGTVRAADYPEGGQGRITRTG; encoded by the coding sequence ATGTTGAGATCCCCCACGTCCCTGTGCCGCGCCGCGGGCGCACTCGTCCTGGCCCCGCTACTGGTGGCGGGGTTCGCCGCACCGGTCGCCGCCGATCCGGCGCCCCGGTCCGGCCGGGACGGCAGGGCCGCCTTCACCCTCACCCTCCTGCACAACAACGACGGCGAGTCCCAACTGCTCGGGGCGCCCGCCGACCCCGACTACGGCGGCGCCGCGCGCTTCGCGGCCCTGGTGCGCGGGCTGCGGACCAGTGAACTGCGGCCCTCGTCGGCCGAGGAGGACGAGTCGCGGCGCCGCGGCGTGCTCACCCTGTCCTCCGGCGACAACTACCTGGCCGGGCCGCAGTTCGCCGCGAGCCTGGACAAGGGCGTCCCGTTCTACGACTCCCTCGCCGCCGGCCGGATCGGCTATGACGCGATCGCCATCGGCAACCACGAGTTCGACTTCGGCCCCGACGTGCTGGCCGACTACATCTCGGGCGTGCCGGGCGAGCCCCCGTTCCTGTCGGCCAACCTGGACGTCTCCCCGGAACCGGCGCTGGCCGGGCTGGCCGAACAGGGCCGGATCGCCGCGAGCACCGTGGTGCGCGAGCGCGGCGAGCGCATCGGCGTCGTCGGCGCCACCACACCGGCGCTGGCCGCCGTATCCAGCCCGCGGGGCGTGCGGGTCGACCCCGACGTGCGGGCCGCCGTGCAGCAGGAGGTGGACGCGCTCACCGCCGACGGCGTCGACAAGATCGTGCTCGTCTCGCATCTGCAGAGCATCCTGGAGGACCGCGCGCTGATCGGGGAGCTGCGCGACGTCGACGTCGCGATCGCGGGCGGCGGCGACGAGCTGCTGGCGGGCGAGGACGACCCGCTGGTGCCCGGTGACACGGTCACCGTCGACCCCGAGACCGGGGAGCCGCTGCGCTACCCGCTGCACGTGCCCGACTCCGAGGGCGTCGACGTCCCCGTGGCGACGACGGCCGGCGACTACAAGTACGTGGGGCGGCTCGTGGTCAGCTTCGACGCCCGCGGCGGCGTGACGTCGGTGGCCGAGCGCTCGGGCCCGGTTCGCGTCTCCGGGGTCGGCGACGACGCGGTGCGGCCCGACGAGGTGGTCCGGCGTACGGTGACCGAACCGGTCCGGGATCACGTCGCCGACCTGGAGGCCAACGTCTCGGCCGTCAGCGAGGTCGCCCTGGAGGGGCGGCGCGACCCCGGCGTGCGCACCGCCGAGACCAACCTCGGCAACCTGGTCGCCGACGCGCTGCTGGACGCCGGGCGGGACCGGGCGCAGGAGTACGGCGTCGCGCCGCCGCAGATCGCGCTGCAGAACAGCGGCGGCATCCGCAACAACTCGCTGATCCCGCCCGGCGACGTCACCGAGTACGACACCTACGCGATCGCGCCGTTCGCCAACTTCGTCGCGGTCGTGCCCGATGTACCGCGCGCCCAGGTCAAGGAGCTGCTGGAGAACGCGGTCTCCTCGGCGCCCGCGGCCGACGGCAGGTTCGCCCAGGTGGCGGGCGTCAGCTTCGAGTACGACGCCTCGGCGACCGCGCAGCAGGTCGACAACGACGGCACCGTCCTGCGGCCGGGGGAGCGGGTGCGCGAGGCGGTCCTGGACGACGGCACCGTGATCGTCTCCGGCGGCGAGGTCGTCGAGGGGGCCGGGATCTCCGTGGCCACCAACGACTTCTCCGCGCGCGGCGGCGACCAGTACCCGTTCCGCGGGCTGCCGTTCACCTCGGTCGGGGTGACCTACCAGCAGGCCCTGGTCGGCTACCTCACCGACGACCTCGGCGGCACGGTGCGCGCCGCCGACTACCCCGAGGGCGGGCAGGGCCGCATCACGCGGACCGGCTGA